The following are from one region of the Stanieria cyanosphaera PCC 7437 genome:
- a CDS encoding response regulator transcription factor, with amino-acid sequence MNMGSAKILVVDDDPAIRNLIIRFLTQKNYQVESADDGQSALKMFEQFNPDLVILDVNLPDALGYNLCEDMQGRTDVFILMLTSRADASDKKEGFLKGADDYLTKPFDLQELEYRVKAILKRQRTVTTSEKQPIVYNNLLIDPVRREVKINDSLILLTALEFDLLHFLASRPGRVWRREELIQNVWDYEYVGDQRVVDVHIGQIRKKIELDLSEPCFIQTVRGVGYKFEVGA; translated from the coding sequence ATGAATATGGGCTCTGCCAAAATTCTTGTTGTAGACGACGATCCTGCAATCCGTAACTTAATCATACGTTTTCTTACTCAGAAAAACTATCAGGTTGAATCTGCCGACGATGGACAATCAGCATTGAAAATGTTTGAGCAGTTTAATCCAGATTTAGTTATTTTGGATGTTAACTTACCTGATGCTTTGGGCTACAATCTTTGTGAAGATATGCAGGGAAGAACAGATGTTTTTATTCTGATGCTCACTAGTCGTGCTGATGCTTCGGATAAAAAAGAAGGTTTTCTTAAAGGTGCAGATGATTATTTAACTAAACCTTTTGACCTACAAGAGTTGGAATATCGAGTTAAAGCAATTCTTAAACGTCAGCGTACTGTTACAACCTCAGAGAAACAACCAATAGTTTATAATAATCTTTTGATCGATCCTGTGCGTCGAGAAGTAAAAATCAATGACAGTTTAATTCTTTTAACGGCATTAGAATTTGATTTACTTCATTTTTTAGCTAGTCGTCCTGGTCGTGTATGGCGAAGAGAAGAACTAATTCAAAATGTTTGGGATTATGAATATGTTGGAGATCAACGAGTCGTTGATGTTCATATTGGTCAAATTCGCAAAAAAATCGAATTAGATCTTTCAGAACCTTGTTTTATTCAAACAGTAAGAGGAGTTGGCTATAAATTTGAAGTAGGGGCATAA